One window of the Rosa rugosa chromosome 3, drRosRugo1.1, whole genome shotgun sequence genome contains the following:
- the LOC133741037 gene encoding kinesin-like protein KIN-6 isoform X1: MEEPTILQQCPNTVTIRRNPHRRARPQTTPATAAAGIPSCTVPKVPFPTEEILSMDISSSKPDPENLRVFLRIRPLLRPSDKRSGVVGDLKARSKNVWPQNPKNAAAREQKKKKSPNAEVCVKVNSARSVTVAPPLALQEPNRLKSEVYDGFSHVFSSDSSQEEVYEMMVKPLVEDFFKGKSGMLAAMGPSGSGKTHTVFGCPREPGMVPLALQHIFKLVPDSITESPRSFFISMFEISTERGKAEKWIDLSPNGGEITMQQSNLKGLQEIAISDARQAESLVAQAMQKRATATTNSNSQSSRSQCIINIRGVADKFDGEDNNKANEVVLSIVDLAGAEREKRTGNQGARLLESNFINNTSMVFGLCLRSLLEHQKNPKKPMQKHFQNSLLTKYLRDYLEGKKRMSLILTVKSGEEDYRDTSHLLRQASPYMEIKFNNAEDPSNIPNKRQIQSLSRTEQRKRMKLTGSESCVIEQEKSIESEIGLTKEAAQRIYKVELSSGSKPCNVDTADGERNHQIMQSFAKDIWNVLKEYNKKLKVADDEIKHLRESLMTEKTRHLELEKELKDIKSCCTCSHIKSNVDQPSYSGRCENNGTPKRLDSTSKEDHNIFSEVQGFGCVDNEPDVDATIVPSQTDEKQSDATVKTSDVGEVGNPCLGPGNTDQWNHQICEGLPGSGHSAEDGCESKCVQIEDNYPNADVAGLSVNSSEPVVIQRKDSCSSVELDDLLSEEDEESSDVVHTEHCNSVDRRSRLDISSEALHMDKSERKVLHASSLSPSSNVKNEIEESKESFDLPTLPKEGVVSTKKCSIIDVPVSEPTVDISTKLEKPKRRLLPASSTLLRNFSTLDIEDDNEKPKGGKKLAAEGRTRTQGSISLVRLLQSNLRI; encoded by the exons ATGGAGGAGCCTACAATCCTGCAGCAGTGTCCAAACACGGTCACCATCCGGCGCAACCCTCACCGGAGAGCGAGGCCCCAGACTACTCCGGCAACCGCAGCCGCCGGAATCCCGTCTTGTACTGTGCCGAAAGTCCCTTTCCCGACCGAAGAAATTCTCTCCATGGACATATCGAGCTCGAAACCTGACCCCGAGAATCTCAGAGTCTTCCTCCGAATTCGACCTCTACTGAGGCCGTCGGACAAAAGGAGCGGCGTCGTCGGAGATTTAAAGGCCAGATCCAAAAACGTTTGGCCGCAAAACCCTAAGAACGCGGCGGCGAgggaacagaagaagaagaaaagcccTAACGCCGAGGTCTGTGTCAAGGTGAACAGTGCTCGCTCGGTGACTGTGGCGCCGCCACTAGCCTTACAGGAACCTAACCGGCTCAAGTCTGAGGTCTACGATGGATTCTCACACGTCTTCTCCTCCGATTCTTCTCAG GAGGAGGTGTATGAGATGATGGTGAAGCCATTGGTGGAAGACTTCTTCAAGGGCAAGAGTGGAATGTTGGCTGCAATGGGGCCTAGTGGCTCCGGCAAGACTCATACAGTTTTCGGTTGCCCCAGGGAGCCCGGAATGGTACCACTTGCGCTTCAACACATATTCAAGCTAGTTCCGGATAGCATTACCGAGTCTCCGAG GTCATTTTTCATATCAATGTTTGAAATAAGTACCGAACGAGGTAAAGCAGAGAAATGGATTGATTTATCTCCAAATGGGGGTGAAATAACTATGCAACAATCTAACCTGAAAGGCCTACAAGAG ATAGCCATATCTGATGCTCGACAGGCAGAATCCTTAGTTGCGCAGGCAATGCAAAAACGTGCCACTGCTACAACAAATTCAAACAGCCAGTCAAG TCGGTCACAGTGTATTATTAACATTCGAGGTGTTGCCGACAAGTTTGATGGAGAGGATAACAATAAAGCAAATGAAGTCGTCCTGAGTATTGTTGACCTTGCTGGAGctgaaagagaaaagagaactGGGAATCAG GGAGCAAGGTTGCTTGAAAGTAATTTCATCAACAACACATCGATGGTTTTTGGCTTGTGCTTGAGA TCCTTATTGGAGCATCAGAAGAACCCTAAGAAGCCAATGCAAAAGCACTTTCAGAACTCATTG TTGACCAAGTACTTGAGAGACTATTTGGAAGGCAAGAAGAGGATGTcactg ATTTTAACAGTAAAATCAGGAGAAGAAGATTATCGTGATACATCTCACCTGCTAAGACAGGCCTCACCTTATATGGAAATCAA GTTTAATAATGCTGAAGACCCTTCAAATATTCCGAACAAAAGGCAAATCCAGTCTTTGTCTAGAACTGAGCAGCGCAAAAGAATGAAATTAACCGGTTCTGAGTCTTGCGTG ATTGAACAAGAGAAAAGCATTGAATCCGAAATTGGACTAACCAAGGAAG CGGCACAAAGAATCTACAAGGTGGAATTAAGTAGTGGTTCAAAACCGTGTAATGTTGACACTGCAGATGGAGAGAGAAACCATCAGATTATGCAGAGTTTTGCTAAAGATATATGGAATGTTTTGAAGGAGTACAACAAAAAACTAAAG GTGGCGGATGATGAAATCAAGCATCTCAGGGAAAGTCTTATGACTGAAAAAACAAGACATCTTGAGCTGGAAAAAGAGCTGAAGGATATAAAGTCCTGCTGTACATGCTCCCACATAAAATCCAATGTTGATCAG CCTTCCTACTCAGGGAGATGTGAGAACAATGGCACTCCCAAAAGATTGGACTCTACTtcaaaagaggatcacaatattttCTCCGAGGTGCAG GGCTTTGGGTGTGTTGACAATGAACCCGATGTTGACGCAACTATAGTTCCGAGCCAGACTGATGAAAAACAAAGCGATGCTACT GTGAAAACTTCGGATGTTGGTGAGGTTGGTAATCCTTGCCTTGGACCTGGAAACACAGACCAGTGGAATCATCAG ATATGTGAGGGCCTCCCTGGCAGTGGACATAGTGCGGAAGATGGGTGCGAGTCTAAATGTGTACAAATAGAGGATAATTATCCTAATGCAGATGTAGCAG GTCTTTCAGTGAACTCTTCTGAGCCGGTTGTTATTCAAAGAAAGGATAGCTGCTCATCAGTGGAGCTTGATGACCTGCTAAGTGAGGAGGATGAG GAATCGTCGGATGTTGTACATACTGAACATTGCAATAGCGTTGACCGGCGGTCTAGACTTGATATTTCTTCTGAGGCTTTGCATATGGACAAGTCAGAAAG GAAAGTTTTGCATGCGTCATCTCTATCGCCAAGTTCTAATGTTAAGAATGAGATTGAGGAGTCAAAG GAATCATTTGATTTGCCAACATTGCCGAAGGAAGGTGTTGTTTCAACTAAAAAGTGTAGCATTATTGATGTGCCTGTTAGTGAACCTACAGTTGATATATCTACCAAGCTGGAGAAACCAAAAAG GAGACTGTTGCCCGCCTCATCTACATTACTAAGAAATTTCAGTACTTTGGACATTGAGGATGACAATGAGAAACCAAAG GGCGGAAAGAAATTAGCTGCAGAAGGAAGAACAAGAACGCAAGGTAGCATCTCTCTTGTGCGCTTGCTTCAGAGCAATCTCCGTATTTAG
- the LOC133741037 gene encoding kinesin-like protein KIN-6 isoform X2 yields MEEPTILQQCPNTVTIRRNPHRRARPQTTPATAAAGIPSCTVPKVPFPTEEILSMDISSSKPDPENLRVFLRIRPLLRPSDKRSGVVGDLKARSKNVWPQNPKNAAAREQKKKKSPNAEVCVKVNSARSVTVAPPLALQEPNRLKSEVYDGFSHVFSSDSSQEEVYEMMVKPLVEDFFKGKSGMLAAMGPSGSGKTHTVFGCPREPGMVPLALQHIFKLVPDSITESPRSFFISMFEISTERGKAEKWIDLSPNGGEITMQQSNLKGLQEIAISDARQAESLVAQAMQKRATATTNSNSQSSRSQCIINIRGVADKFDGEDNNKANEVVLSIVDLAGAEREKRTGNQGARLLESNFINNTSMVFGLCLRSLLEHQKNPKKPMQKHFQNSLLTKYLRDYLEGKKRMSLILTVKSGEEDYRDTSHLLRQASPYMEIKFNNAEDPSNIPNKRQIQSLSRTEQRKRMKLTGSESCVIEQEKSIESEIGLTKEAAQRIYKVELSSGSKPCNVDTADGERNHQIMQSFAKDIWNVLKEYNKKLKVADDEIKHLRESLMTEKTRHLELEKELKDIKSCCTCSHIKSNVDQGFGCVDNEPDVDATIVPSQTDEKQSDATVKTSDVGEVGNPCLGPGNTDQWNHQICEGLPGSGHSAEDGCESKCVQIEDNYPNADVAGLSVNSSEPVVIQRKDSCSSVELDDLLSEEDEESSDVVHTEHCNSVDRRSRLDISSEALHMDKSERKVLHASSLSPSSNVKNEIEESKESFDLPTLPKEGVVSTKKCSIIDVPVSEPTVDISTKLEKPKRRLLPASSTLLRNFSTLDIEDDNEKPKGGKKLAAEGRTRTQGSISLVRLLQSNLRI; encoded by the exons ATGGAGGAGCCTACAATCCTGCAGCAGTGTCCAAACACGGTCACCATCCGGCGCAACCCTCACCGGAGAGCGAGGCCCCAGACTACTCCGGCAACCGCAGCCGCCGGAATCCCGTCTTGTACTGTGCCGAAAGTCCCTTTCCCGACCGAAGAAATTCTCTCCATGGACATATCGAGCTCGAAACCTGACCCCGAGAATCTCAGAGTCTTCCTCCGAATTCGACCTCTACTGAGGCCGTCGGACAAAAGGAGCGGCGTCGTCGGAGATTTAAAGGCCAGATCCAAAAACGTTTGGCCGCAAAACCCTAAGAACGCGGCGGCGAgggaacagaagaagaagaaaagcccTAACGCCGAGGTCTGTGTCAAGGTGAACAGTGCTCGCTCGGTGACTGTGGCGCCGCCACTAGCCTTACAGGAACCTAACCGGCTCAAGTCTGAGGTCTACGATGGATTCTCACACGTCTTCTCCTCCGATTCTTCTCAG GAGGAGGTGTATGAGATGATGGTGAAGCCATTGGTGGAAGACTTCTTCAAGGGCAAGAGTGGAATGTTGGCTGCAATGGGGCCTAGTGGCTCCGGCAAGACTCATACAGTTTTCGGTTGCCCCAGGGAGCCCGGAATGGTACCACTTGCGCTTCAACACATATTCAAGCTAGTTCCGGATAGCATTACCGAGTCTCCGAG GTCATTTTTCATATCAATGTTTGAAATAAGTACCGAACGAGGTAAAGCAGAGAAATGGATTGATTTATCTCCAAATGGGGGTGAAATAACTATGCAACAATCTAACCTGAAAGGCCTACAAGAG ATAGCCATATCTGATGCTCGACAGGCAGAATCCTTAGTTGCGCAGGCAATGCAAAAACGTGCCACTGCTACAACAAATTCAAACAGCCAGTCAAG TCGGTCACAGTGTATTATTAACATTCGAGGTGTTGCCGACAAGTTTGATGGAGAGGATAACAATAAAGCAAATGAAGTCGTCCTGAGTATTGTTGACCTTGCTGGAGctgaaagagaaaagagaactGGGAATCAG GGAGCAAGGTTGCTTGAAAGTAATTTCATCAACAACACATCGATGGTTTTTGGCTTGTGCTTGAGA TCCTTATTGGAGCATCAGAAGAACCCTAAGAAGCCAATGCAAAAGCACTTTCAGAACTCATTG TTGACCAAGTACTTGAGAGACTATTTGGAAGGCAAGAAGAGGATGTcactg ATTTTAACAGTAAAATCAGGAGAAGAAGATTATCGTGATACATCTCACCTGCTAAGACAGGCCTCACCTTATATGGAAATCAA GTTTAATAATGCTGAAGACCCTTCAAATATTCCGAACAAAAGGCAAATCCAGTCTTTGTCTAGAACTGAGCAGCGCAAAAGAATGAAATTAACCGGTTCTGAGTCTTGCGTG ATTGAACAAGAGAAAAGCATTGAATCCGAAATTGGACTAACCAAGGAAG CGGCACAAAGAATCTACAAGGTGGAATTAAGTAGTGGTTCAAAACCGTGTAATGTTGACACTGCAGATGGAGAGAGAAACCATCAGATTATGCAGAGTTTTGCTAAAGATATATGGAATGTTTTGAAGGAGTACAACAAAAAACTAAAG GTGGCGGATGATGAAATCAAGCATCTCAGGGAAAGTCTTATGACTGAAAAAACAAGACATCTTGAGCTGGAAAAAGAGCTGAAGGATATAAAGTCCTGCTGTACATGCTCCCACATAAAATCCAATGTTGATCAG GGCTTTGGGTGTGTTGACAATGAACCCGATGTTGACGCAACTATAGTTCCGAGCCAGACTGATGAAAAACAAAGCGATGCTACT GTGAAAACTTCGGATGTTGGTGAGGTTGGTAATCCTTGCCTTGGACCTGGAAACACAGACCAGTGGAATCATCAG ATATGTGAGGGCCTCCCTGGCAGTGGACATAGTGCGGAAGATGGGTGCGAGTCTAAATGTGTACAAATAGAGGATAATTATCCTAATGCAGATGTAGCAG GTCTTTCAGTGAACTCTTCTGAGCCGGTTGTTATTCAAAGAAAGGATAGCTGCTCATCAGTGGAGCTTGATGACCTGCTAAGTGAGGAGGATGAG GAATCGTCGGATGTTGTACATACTGAACATTGCAATAGCGTTGACCGGCGGTCTAGACTTGATATTTCTTCTGAGGCTTTGCATATGGACAAGTCAGAAAG GAAAGTTTTGCATGCGTCATCTCTATCGCCAAGTTCTAATGTTAAGAATGAGATTGAGGAGTCAAAG GAATCATTTGATTTGCCAACATTGCCGAAGGAAGGTGTTGTTTCAACTAAAAAGTGTAGCATTATTGATGTGCCTGTTAGTGAACCTACAGTTGATATATCTACCAAGCTGGAGAAACCAAAAAG GAGACTGTTGCCCGCCTCATCTACATTACTAAGAAATTTCAGTACTTTGGACATTGAGGATGACAATGAGAAACCAAAG GGCGGAAAGAAATTAGCTGCAGAAGGAAGAACAAGAACGCAAGGTAGCATCTCTCTTGTGCGCTTGCTTCAGAGCAATCTCCGTATTTAG
- the LOC133736101 gene encoding receptor protein kinase CLAVATA1, translated as MVMSPIILHIILIFLLCSTCCGSGNGDLEALLKLKASMIGPKGSGLQDWKTTSLMSPSAHCLFTGVTCDGEFRVVALNVSGLPLFGKVAPEIGLLTKLVNLTIADNNFTGKLPAEIGNLTALRHLNISNNLFVGKFPGEITRRMTELEVIDAYNNNFNGPLPVELISLKNLKYLHLGGNYFTGPIPDNYSEIQSLEYLGLNGIGLNGKFPASLSRLKNLKEMYVGYYNTYDGGIPPELGSLSSLRILDMASCNLTGTIPTSLSNLKHLISLFLQINQLTGSIPPQLSALPSLMSLDLSINSLTGEIPASFSELKNITLINLYKNNLYGPIPKFVGDFTHLEVLQVWENNFTYELPENLGRSGRLKDLDVTGNHFTGLIPRDLCKGGMLRTLILMDNHFFGPIPEELGQCKSLIKIRMVKNTLTGTIPAGMFSLPNVNIIELNDNYLSGQLPAQMSAGSLGILGLSGNQISGEIPPAIGNLKNLQTISLEMNKFSGEIPMEIFNLKLLAKINISANNLSNRIPDTISQCSSLSFADLSRNNLVGEIPKGIAKLKVLSILNFSRNHLTGPVPPQIRNMAALTTLDLSDNNLSGKLPTGGQFLVFSNSSFAGNPLLCLPRSVSCPTVRAHKAFGTSRVALIIIGLSTFLLFLLITVYKMRRTKFQKSMTWKLTAFQRLDFRAEEVLECLKDENIIGKGGAGVVYRGSMPDGVDVAIKRLVGRGTGRNDHGFSAEIKTLGRIRHRNIVRLLGFVSNKDTNLLLYEYMPNGSLGEVLHGSKGGHLQWDRRYRIAMEAAKGLCYLHHDCSPLIIHRDVKSNNILLDSDFEAHVADFGLAKFLQDAGVSECMSSIAGSYGYIAPEYAYTLKVDEKSDVYSFGVVLLELVVGRKPVGEFGDGVDIVRWVRKTTSELSQPSDAAAVLAVVDHRLSEYPLAGVIHLFKIAMMCVEDDSSARPTMREVVHMLTNPPRSAPNLLNL; from the exons ATGGTAATGTCTCCCATTATTCTTCACATTATTCTCATCTTCCTCCTCTGCTCCACTTGTTGCGGAAGCGGAAATGGTGATCTTGAAGCACTGCTGAAGCTCAAGGCCTCCATGATTGGTCCCAAAGGTTCCGGCCTTCAAGATTGGAAAACGACGTCGTTGATGTCTCCCTCGGCGCACTGTCTATTTACTGGGGTTACATGCGACGGCGAATTCCGAGTAGTGGCTCTCAACGTGTCGGGTCTGCCTCTGTTCGGAAAGGTTGCGCCGGAGATTGGGCTTCTCACTAAGCTCGTGAACCTCACAATCGCCGACAACAACTTCACCGGGAAGCTTCCGGCGGAGATTGGCAATCTGACGGCTCTGAGGCACTTGAACATTTCTAACAACTTGTTCGTCGGAAAGTTCCCCGGAGAAATCACGCGGCGGATGACGGAGCTGGAGGTCATCGACGCCTACAACAACAACTTCAATGGCCCACTTCCCGTCGAGCTCATCAGTCTCAAAAATCTCAAATATCTTCATCTGGGCGGGAACTACTTCACAGGCCCGATTCCCGACAATTACTCCGAGATTCAGAGCTTGGAGTATTTGGGCCTCAACGGAATCGGCCTCAATGGAAAGTTTCCGGCCAGTCTGTCACGTTTGAAGAATCTCAAGGAAATGTACGTCGGCTATTACAATACTTACGACGGCGGAATTCCTCCGGAGTTGGGATCGTTGAGTTCGTTACGGATTCTGGACATGGCTAGCTGTAATCTCACCGGCACCATTCCCACAAGCCTAAGTAATTTGAAGCATTTGATCTCTCTGTTTCTTCAAATTAACCAACTCACTGGTTCCATACCTCCCCAACTCTCTGCCCTGCCCAGCCTCATGTCTCTGGATCTTTCCATAAACTCGCTCACCGGAGAGATACCAGCGTCGTTCTCGGAACTGAAGAACATTACGCTCATCAATCTGTACAAGAACAATCTCTATGGCCCCATTCCCAAATTCGTTGGTGACTTTACTCATCTCGAGGTGCTTCAGGTGTGGGAGAACAACTTTACTTACGAGCTGCCGGAGAATCTCGGCCGCAGTGGGAGGCTTAAAGATCTCGACGTCACCGGAAACCACTTCACCGGGCTGATTCCTCGGGATTTGTGCAAGGGAGGGATGTTGAGGACGCTGATACTGATGGATAATCACTTCTTTGGCCCCATTCCTGAAGAGTTAGGCCAGTGCAAGTCGCTCATCAAGATCAGAATGGTGAAGAACACACTCACGGGGACTATTCCGGCAGGGATGTTTAGTTTACCTAATGTGAATATCATTGAGCTCAATGATAATTACTTGTCTGGCCAACTTCCGGCGCAAATGTCAGCAGGCTCACTCGGAATCCTAGGACTTTCTGGGAATCAAATTTCCGGCGAAATCCCACCGGCTATTGGAAATCTGAAGAATCTGCAGACAATTTCTCTGGAAATGAACAAATTCTCCGGTGAAATTCCAATGGAAATCTTCAATCTGAAATTATTGGCCAAGATCAACATCAGCGCCAACAACTTGAGCAATAGAATTCCGGACACAATTTCTCAATGCTCCTCCCTAAGTTTTGCTGATCTTAGTAGAAACAACTTGGTTGGGGAAATTCCAAAGGGGATTGCAAAGCTGAAGGTTCTGAGCATTCTCAATTTCTCTCGAAACCATCTAACCGGTCCAGTTCCTCCTCAAATTCGCAACATGGCTGCTCTCACAACTCTTGATCTCTCCGATAACAATCTCAGCGGCAAACTCCCAACCGGCGGTCAATTTCTGGTGTTCAGCAACTCATCCTTTGCCGGAAACCCCTTACTCTGTTTACCACGCAGTGTTTCCTGCCCGACTGTTCGAGCCCACAAAGCATTCGGTACCTCCAGGGTGGCTCTTATCATAATCGGACTCTCTACCTTTCTGCTATTCCTACTGATCACAGTGTACAAAATGAGAAGGACGAAATTTCAGAAATCCATGACTTGGAAGCTGACGGCCTTTCAACGGCTCGATTTCAGAGCAGAGGAGGTGCTGGAGTGTTTGAAGGATGAAAACATCATTGGCAAAGGGGGTGCCGGAGTCGTCTACCGCGGCTCCATGCCGGACGGCGTTGACGTGGCAATCAAACGGCTGGTCGGGCGTGGAACCGGACGGAACGATCACGGATTTTCTGCCGAGATAAAAACGTTAGGACGAATCCGGCACCGAAATATTGTTAGGCTGTTGGGGTTCGTGTCTAACAAGGACACGAATTTGTTGCTATACGAGTACATGCCTAACGGAAGCTTGGGGGAGGTGCTGCATGGGTCAAAGGGAGGACATTTGCAGTGGGACAGGAGGTACAGGATCGCCATGGAAGCTGCCAAGGGGTTGTGCTATCTCCACCACGACTGTTCGCCTCTGATTATTCACAGGGATGTCAAGTCCAATAACATCTTGCTCGACTCCGACTTTGAGGCCCATGTTGCTGATTTTGGGCTCGCTAAGTTCCTTCAAGACGCCGGAGTTTCCGAGTGCATGTCTTCTATTGCTGGCTCCTATGGTTACATTGCCCCAG AGTATGCATACACATTGAAAGTGGACGAGAAAAGCGATGTGTACAGCTTTGGTGTGGTTCTGCTAGAGCTAGTTGTCGGGAGGAAACCAGTTGGGGAATTCGGCGATGGAGTGGACATTGTAAGGTGGGTGAGGAAGACTACATCGGAGCTCTCTCAGCCGTCGGATGCAGCAGCAGTGCTGGCGGTGGTGGATCACAGGCTCAGTGAATACCCCCTTGCAGGGGTCATACACCTGTTCAAGATTGCAATGATGTGCGTCGAGGATGATAGCTCGGCAAGACCAACAATGAGGGAAGTGGTCCACATGCTCACTAATCCTCCGCGCTCTGCTCCAAACCTACTCAACCTTTAG